Proteins encoded in a region of the Halostella limicola genome:
- the trpG gene encoding anthranilate synthase component II, translating to MSDPTVLFVDNFDSFTYNLVEYVSEHADTEVLRNTASLDAVRAADPDAIVVSPGPGHPANERDVGVTNDVLREVSPEVPTLGVCLGFEAAVHVYGGAVGRAPEPIHGKAYPIEHDGEGVFAGLDQGFRAGRYHSLIATDVPNCFEVTAVTDHDGTEIAMGVRHREHPIEGVLFHPESVLTAVGHDVIENFLTGL from the coding sequence ATGAGCGACCCCACGGTACTTTTCGTCGACAACTTCGACTCGTTCACGTACAACCTCGTCGAGTACGTCAGCGAGCACGCCGACACCGAGGTGCTGCGAAACACCGCCTCCCTCGACGCGGTGCGCGCGGCCGACCCGGACGCGATCGTCGTCAGTCCGGGGCCGGGCCACCCGGCGAACGAGCGCGACGTGGGCGTCACGAACGACGTCCTCCGGGAGGTCAGCCCCGAGGTGCCGACGCTGGGCGTCTGCCTCGGGTTCGAGGCGGCCGTCCACGTCTACGGCGGCGCGGTCGGGCGCGCGCCGGAGCCGATCCACGGGAAGGCGTACCCGATCGAGCACGACGGCGAGGGCGTCTTCGCCGGGCTCGACCAAGGCTTTCGCGCCGGACGCTACCACTCGCTCATCGCCACGGACGTGCCGAACTGCTTCGAGGTGACGGCGGTGACCGACCACGACGGGACGGAGATCGCGATGGGGGTCCGCCACCGCGAGCACCCCATCGAGGGCGTGCTGTTCCACCCGGAGAGCGTGCTCACGGCCGTGGGACACGACGTCATCGAGAACTTCCTCACCGGGCTGTGA
- the trpE gene encoding anthranilate synthase component I yields the protein MNVDRETFVERADADGPVVIRAAAALDVDVSPLAAYAALTGRTTDADASDYSFLLESAEKTASSDPDGAFRPTSANPDRHARYSFVGYDPVAVATVGPDETTVDVLTEERYGDLIATNGGDTVDELRAVLPDAELRGFPEHDRQHLEGGLVGFLGYDAVYDMWLDEVGLERPPSRFPDAQFVLNTRTLVFDDVAGTLELVCTPVLRPEDDAGAVYDDLVAEVERVEALLAAADGPDPGGFRKVAETAGPQEEYEESVRKAKEHVLDGDIYQGVISRKRELYGDVDPLGLYEALREVNPSPYMYLLGYDDLHVVGASPETLVSVRGEEVMANPIAGTCDRGASPVEDRRLAGEMLADEKERAEHTMLVDLARNDVRRVSESGSVRVDEFMNVLKYSHVQHIESTVTGTLAADCDAFDATRAAFPAGTLSGAPKIRAMEIIDYLEREPRGLYGGGVGYYSWNGDMDSAIVIRTATVERDAALPDGDGSADRVTVQAGAGIVADSDPTAEYEETEKKMDGVLVALDRIAAGDGAVAADGEAGDAETPSDGGETATELGGER from the coding sequence GTGAACGTCGACCGCGAGACGTTCGTCGAGCGCGCGGACGCCGACGGGCCGGTCGTGATCCGCGCGGCCGCGGCCCTCGACGTCGACGTGTCGCCGCTCGCCGCCTACGCCGCGCTGACGGGCCGGACGACCGACGCCGACGCGTCGGACTACTCCTTCCTGCTCGAAAGCGCGGAGAAGACCGCCTCCAGCGACCCGGACGGCGCGTTCCGGCCGACTTCGGCCAACCCGGACCGGCACGCGCGCTACTCGTTCGTCGGGTACGACCCGGTCGCCGTCGCGACGGTCGGCCCCGACGAGACGACCGTCGACGTGCTGACCGAGGAGCGCTACGGCGACCTGATCGCGACGAACGGCGGCGACACCGTCGACGAGCTCCGGGCGGTGCTGCCCGACGCGGAACTGCGCGGCTTCCCGGAGCACGACCGCCAGCACCTGGAGGGCGGCCTCGTCGGCTTCCTCGGCTACGACGCCGTCTACGACATGTGGCTCGACGAGGTGGGGCTGGAGCGCCCGCCCTCCAGGTTCCCGGACGCGCAGTTCGTGCTGAACACCCGGACGCTCGTCTTCGACGACGTGGCGGGGACGCTCGAACTCGTCTGCACGCCGGTGCTCCGCCCGGAGGACGACGCCGGCGCCGTCTACGACGACCTCGTCGCCGAGGTCGAACGCGTCGAGGCGCTCCTCGCAGCGGCGGACGGCCCTGACCCCGGCGGTTTCCGCAAGGTCGCCGAGACCGCCGGCCCGCAGGAGGAGTACGAGGAGAGCGTCCGGAAGGCGAAAGAGCACGTCCTCGACGGCGACATCTACCAGGGCGTCATCTCTCGCAAGCGGGAGCTGTACGGCGATGTCGACCCGCTGGGACTGTACGAGGCGCTCCGGGAGGTGAACCCGTCGCCGTACATGTACCTGCTCGGCTACGACGACCTGCACGTCGTCGGCGCGAGCCCCGAGACGCTCGTCTCCGTCCGCGGTGAGGAGGTGATGGCGAACCCCATCGCGGGCACCTGCGACCGCGGTGCGAGCCCCGTTGAGGACCGCCGCCTCGCGGGCGAGATGCTCGCTGACGAGAAGGAACGCGCCGAGCACACGATGCTCGTCGACCTCGCGCGCAACGACGTGCGGCGGGTCAGTGAGTCCGGGAGCGTCCGCGTCGACGAGTTCATGAACGTGCTGAAGTACAGCCACGTCCAGCACATCGAGAGCACCGTTACGGGGACGCTCGCCGCGGACTGTGATGCCTTCGACGCGACGCGGGCGGCGTTCCCCGCCGGGACGCTCTCTGGCGCGCCAAAGATCCGCGCCATGGAGATCATCGACTACCTCGAACGCGAGCCCCGCGGCCTCTACGGCGGCGGCGTCGGCTACTACTCGTGGAACGGCGACATGGACTCGGCCATCGTCATCCGGACGGCGACCGTCGAGCGCGACGCGGCGCTGCCCGACGGCGACGGGAGCGCCGACCGCGTCACGGTGCAGGCGGGCGCGGGGATCGTCGCCGACAGCGACCCGACCGCCGAGTACGAGGAGACGGAGAAGAAGATGGACGGCGTCCTCGTCGCGCTGGACCGGATCGCGGCGGGCGACGGGGCGGTCGCGGCCGACGGCGAAGCCGGCGACGCGGAGACCCCGTCGGACGGCGGTGAGACGGCGACTGAACTGGGGGGCGAGCGATGA
- a CDS encoding phosphoribosylanthranilate isomerase, translated as MTRAKICGITREADLRAAVDAGADAVGFICDVPVDTPREVSPERAAELAAAVPPFVTSVLVTMPESAAAGADLVERVGPDAVQEHGDLSPAAVGDLRAAVDADVIKSVDAAEPERAAEYDGVADALLVDSVDAAGGGGTGETHDWERTREATADLEAPLILAGGLTPDNVTEAVRTVDPFAVDVASGVERSPSERDARRGAERTDGVEAEGGVKDHEAVRAFVRNATIAGDADREGVEA; from the coding sequence ATGACGCGGGCGAAGATCTGCGGGATCACCCGCGAGGCGGACCTCCGCGCGGCCGTCGACGCCGGCGCGGACGCCGTCGGGTTCATCTGCGACGTGCCGGTCGACACGCCCCGCGAGGTGTCGCCCGAGCGCGCGGCCGAACTGGCCGCCGCGGTCCCGCCGTTCGTGACGAGCGTGCTGGTGACGATGCCGGAGAGCGCCGCGGCCGGCGCGGACCTCGTCGAGCGCGTCGGCCCCGACGCGGTGCAGGAGCACGGCGACCTCTCCCCCGCCGCGGTTGGCGACCTCCGCGCGGCCGTCGACGCCGACGTGATCAAGTCTGTCGACGCCGCGGAACCGGAGCGCGCCGCCGAGTACGACGGCGTCGCGGACGCCCTGCTGGTCGACTCCGTCGACGCGGCGGGCGGCGGCGGCACCGGCGAGACCCACGACTGGGAGCGCACCCGCGAGGCGACGGCCGATCTGGAAGCGCCCTTGATCCTCGCCGGCGGCCTCACGCCCGACAACGTGACCGAGGCCGTCCGCACGGTCGACCCGTTCGCGGTCGACGTTGCGAGCGGGGTTGAGCGCTCGCCGAGCGAGCGCGATGCTCGTCGGGGAGCGGAGCGAACCGACGGCGTCGAAGCGGAGGGCGGCGTGAAGGACCACGAGGCCGTCCGCGCGTTCGTCCGGAACGCGACGATCGCGGGGGACGCGGACCGCGAGGGGGTCGAGGCGTGA
- the trpD gene encoding anthranilate phosphoribosyltransferase: MQEHIERVSDGADLTQSEAREAATAVFEEATEAQIGALLAALRAKGETETEIAGFAEGMRNAARTIDPDRTPLVDTCGTGGDDYDTINVSTTSAIVASGAGVPVAKHGNYSVSSSSGSADVLEEVGVNVEAEPPAVEEAIEDDGIGFMLATVFHPAMKAVIGPRKELGMRTIFNVLGPLTNPAGADAQIVGVYDPDLVPVLARALARMDVERALVVHGSGMDEIGIHGETTVAEVFGDEVEEYTLTPADLGLEQYDVEAVAGGTPAENAEDMKGIVEGDVTGAKRDIILANAGAAIYVAGEAESLEAGVDAAREAIDSGEAARKLADLQSAVAR, translated from the coding sequence ATGCAGGAACACATCGAACGCGTCAGTGACGGCGCGGACCTGACCCAGTCGGAAGCGCGCGAGGCGGCGACGGCCGTCTTCGAGGAAGCGACGGAAGCGCAGATCGGCGCGCTCCTGGCGGCGCTGCGGGCCAAGGGCGAGACGGAGACGGAGATCGCGGGCTTCGCCGAAGGGATGCGCAACGCGGCGCGGACGATCGATCCGGACCGGACGCCGCTGGTCGACACCTGCGGCACGGGCGGCGACGACTACGACACGATCAACGTGTCGACGACGAGCGCCATCGTCGCCAGCGGCGCGGGCGTGCCGGTCGCCAAGCACGGTAACTACTCCGTGTCCTCGTCCTCCGGGAGCGCGGACGTGCTCGAAGAGGTCGGCGTGAACGTCGAGGCCGAACCGCCGGCCGTCGAGGAGGCCATCGAGGACGACGGCATCGGCTTCATGCTCGCGACCGTGTTCCACCCCGCGATGAAGGCCGTCATCGGCCCGCGGAAGGAGCTCGGGATGCGGACGATCTTCAACGTGCTCGGGCCGCTGACGAACCCGGCCGGCGCTGACGCGCAGATCGTCGGCGTGTACGACCCGGACCTCGTGCCGGTGCTCGCCCGCGCACTGGCGCGGATGGACGTCGAGCGCGCGCTGGTCGTCCACGGCTCCGGCATGGACGAGATCGGGATCCACGGCGAGACGACGGTCGCCGAGGTATTCGGCGACGAGGTCGAGGAGTACACTCTGACGCCGGCGGACCTCGGCCTCGAACAGTACGACGTCGAGGCGGTCGCGGGCGGTACCCCCGCCGAGAACGCCGAGGACATGAAGGGGATCGTCGAGGGCGACGTGACGGGCGCGAAGCGCGACATCATCCTCGCGAACGCCGGCGCGGCCATCTACGTCGCGGGCGAGGCCGAGAGCCTGGAAGCGGGCGTCGACGCCGCCCGCGAGGCGATCGACTCCGGCGAGGCCGCGAGGAAGCTCGCCGACCTCCAGTCGGCCGTGGCGAGATGA
- a CDS encoding DUF5789 family protein, translated as MGRNVKLNELEAVLNELDYPASREAVAEECDDVTLVLADGEENLGDLVAGSGDETFESMDDLETEVMNLLPRHAVGEPYQSEGDG; from the coding sequence ATGGGAAGAAACGTCAAACTCAACGAGCTGGAAGCCGTCCTGAACGAACTCGACTACCCGGCGTCGCGGGAGGCCGTCGCCGAGGAGTGCGACGACGTGACGCTGGTCCTCGCGGACGGCGAGGAGAACCTCGGCGACCTCGTCGCAGGGTCCGGCGACGAGACGTTCGAGTCGATGGACGACCTGGAGACCGAGGTGATGAACCTCCTGCCCCGGCACGCGGTGGGCGAGCCGTACCAGTCCGAGGGCGACGGGTAA
- a CDS encoding DUF4097 family beta strand repeat-containing protein: MTDSTATDASVARRTLLAAASAALLGGLSGCIAIATDRNAEETVTETVDPAGADGLTLATEVSDATVRGEDRSDVRVEAVKRAGGEDGLDQLELAVERSGGTVDVSATRSDDDNWIRLGPGPTMDVEVVVPEGLPVTRATANTGDLRIRGVDGPTTVETNTGDVDAADVRGDLTAETDTGDQEIDGVDGTVSTRADTGDVTVRQSTAVDRVRTDTGDVDAEIPSLSGDAEVETDTGDVSLALSRELDAAVTVSTNTGDITADGFDDPDTETETTFVADLGDGTHALRVTTDTGDVRLSVTE; encoded by the coding sequence ATGACCGACTCCACAGCGACCGACGCTTCCGTGGCGCGGCGGACGCTTCTCGCCGCGGCCAGCGCCGCCCTCCTCGGCGGGCTCTCGGGCTGTATCGCGATCGCGACCGACAGGAACGCGGAAGAGACCGTCACGGAGACGGTCGACCCGGCGGGAGCAGACGGCCTGACCCTCGCGACTGAGGTGAGCGACGCGACCGTTCGCGGCGAGGACCGGTCGGACGTCCGGGTCGAGGCGGTCAAGCGGGCCGGCGGCGAGGACGGTCTCGACCAGCTCGAACTCGCCGTCGAGCGCAGCGGGGGGACCGTCGACGTGTCCGCGACGCGGTCGGACGACGACAACTGGATCCGGCTGGGGCCGGGGCCGACGATGGACGTCGAAGTCGTCGTTCCCGAGGGGCTTCCGGTCACGCGGGCGACGGCGAACACCGGCGACCTGCGGATCCGCGGCGTCGACGGACCGACGACCGTCGAGACGAACACCGGGGACGTCGACGCGGCCGACGTCCGCGGCGACCTGACCGCCGAAACCGACACCGGCGATCAGGAGATAGACGGGGTCGACGGGACGGTGTCGACCCGGGCCGACACCGGGGACGTCACTGTCCGTCAGTCGACCGCCGTCGACAGAGTGCGGACCGACACGGGCGACGTCGACGCGGAGATACCGTCGCTGTCCGGGGACGCCGAGGTCGAGACGGACACCGGGGACGTCTCGCTGGCGCTCTCGCGAGAACTCGACGCGGCCGTCACCGTGTCGACGAACACGGGCGATATCACGGCCGACGGGTTCGACGACCCCGACACGGAGACCGAGACCACGTTCGTCGCGGACCTCGGCGACGGCACGCACGCGCTCCGGGTCACCACCGACACCGGCGACGTGCGCCTCTCCGTGACGGAGTGA
- a CDS encoding bacterio-opsin activator domain-containing protein, with product MSLGPGDDAADALADELPDATIETAADGAAVEARVAEGDVDCVVSAHDPPDVDAMAVLDRLREALPTLPFVLFADDPPGSTVRELYDRRATTLVRRDGDSGYAALGAEVSKHVAPSVPENLPRNAEHVYRALESSDQGIGLLDADGEFVYVNEAYADIYGYDREEMVGEHWSMLYREEDVERVEEEILPQVDEAGRWRGETVGVRSDDEEFVEDHTLAHTTDGGLVCMVRDVTDRKHLQSELDEALGRITDAFYSLDRGWQFTYLNDRAEALLDRDADEVIGETVWDEFPDIRDTEIGEKYREAMECQEPVRFESFYEPLDAWFRIHAYPSETGLSVYFEDVTEAVRTRRELEMEKERFRRMVEDVQDYAIFMLDPEGNVRSWNAGAEQIKGYEEEEIVGEHFSTFYTEEAVDDGVPEHNLAEAAREGRTTHEGWRVRKDGTRFWGFVTITALYDDGDLQGFTKVTRDMTERKRREEQLTELNDLSRDLLEAETADEISDLAVTAARSILDCPVISVALYDADAGDLKPVAQTPEAADATEGGIVIDNGRRIEWKAFVESETKRWGEPDDAAFEGSPSNGCVVPLGRHGVLAVGSTAADGLGESTVDVAEVLASTVTAALDRTEREREVREHEQSLEEKNEALERLNRINEVIRSIDRALVGATTRAEIEEAVCAELADASPYCFAWIGATSGATNEVRPRQWAGADQGYLDGVDHVAAGPDAEQSPAVRAMRTRETQAEPSLLTDPPFEPWRQEALSREFRSAISIPLEYAGSLYGVLSVCADDTGVFDEMEQAVLTELGDTIAHAINAVESKKALVSDSVVELEFRLRDPDLVLARAVSEGGGRFEFEGVVPDEGHGRLFFTVSGMDPEAVAEHVDPTPEIDDLRLVAERGDRYLYEMALTDRSLVRTLIDHGAVPREITADGDEVRLVVDLSEDADVRGFAEMMQSRYQDVELVGRRERERPVQTRDSFLAEVSDRLTARQEEVLRTAYLSGFFETPRDRTGGEIAESLGVSQPTFNNHLRAAQRKLFTLLFEGEA from the coding sequence GTGAGTCTGGGGCCCGGAGACGACGCTGCCGACGCTCTCGCCGACGAACTCCCCGACGCCACCATCGAGACAGCCGCGGACGGTGCGGCCGTCGAGGCACGCGTCGCCGAGGGAGACGTCGACTGCGTCGTCAGCGCGCACGATCCCCCCGACGTGGACGCGATGGCGGTGCTCGACCGGCTCCGCGAGGCGCTGCCGACGCTCCCGTTCGTGCTGTTCGCGGACGATCCCCCCGGGTCGACGGTGCGCGAACTGTACGACCGGCGGGCGACGACGCTCGTTCGACGCGACGGCGACAGCGGCTACGCCGCCCTCGGCGCGGAGGTGTCGAAACACGTCGCGCCGTCCGTCCCCGAGAACCTCCCCCGAAACGCCGAGCACGTGTACCGGGCGCTCGAATCGTCGGACCAGGGGATCGGTCTGCTCGACGCCGACGGCGAGTTCGTCTACGTCAACGAGGCGTACGCGGATATCTACGGCTACGACCGCGAGGAGATGGTCGGAGAACACTGGTCGATGCTGTACAGGGAGGAAGACGTCGAGCGAGTCGAGGAGGAGATCCTGCCGCAGGTGGACGAGGCAGGGAGGTGGCGCGGGGAGACGGTCGGCGTCCGGAGCGACGACGAGGAGTTCGTCGAGGACCACACCCTCGCCCACACGACCGACGGCGGCCTCGTCTGTATGGTCCGGGACGTCACTGACCGGAAGCACCTGCAGTCGGAACTCGATGAGGCGCTCGGCCGGATAACGGACGCGTTCTACTCCCTGGACCGGGGATGGCAGTTCACCTACCTGAACGACAGGGCGGAGGCGCTGCTCGACCGCGACGCCGACGAGGTCATCGGGGAGACGGTGTGGGACGAGTTCCCCGATATCCGCGACACCGAGATCGGGGAGAAGTACCGGGAAGCGATGGAGTGTCAGGAGCCGGTGCGGTTCGAGTCGTTCTACGAACCGCTCGACGCCTGGTTCCGGATCCACGCCTACCCCTCCGAAACCGGCCTGTCGGTGTACTTCGAGGACGTCACCGAGGCCGTTCGGACGCGGCGGGAACTCGAGATGGAAAAAGAGCGGTTCCGGCGCATGGTCGAGGACGTCCAGGACTACGCGATCTTCATGCTCGACCCCGAGGGCAACGTGCGGAGCTGGAACGCCGGGGCGGAGCAGATCAAGGGGTACGAGGAGGAGGAGATCGTCGGTGAGCACTTCTCGACGTTTTACACCGAGGAAGCCGTGGACGACGGCGTTCCCGAGCACAATCTCGCCGAGGCGGCGAGGGAGGGCCGGACCACTCACGAGGGGTGGCGCGTCCGGAAGGACGGAACCCGGTTCTGGGGGTTCGTCACGATCACGGCACTGTACGACGACGGCGACCTTCAGGGGTTCACGAAGGTGACGCGGGACATGACGGAGCGAAAGCGCCGCGAGGAGCAGTTGACCGAGCTCAACGACCTCTCCCGGGACCTGCTCGAAGCGGAGACGGCCGACGAGATAAGCGACCTCGCGGTGACGGCCGCCCGGTCGATACTCGACTGTCCCGTGATCAGCGTCGCGCTGTACGACGCCGACGCCGGAGACCTGAAACCGGTCGCGCAGACGCCCGAAGCGGCTGACGCGACCGAAGGTGGGATAGTGATCGACAACGGCCGCCGGATCGAGTGGAAGGCGTTCGTCGAGAGTGAGACGAAGCGGTGGGGCGAGCCGGACGATGCGGCGTTCGAGGGGTCCCCGTCGAACGGCTGCGTCGTGCCGCTGGGTCGCCACGGCGTGCTCGCGGTGGGATCGACCGCGGCGGACGGCCTCGGCGAGTCGACCGTCGACGTGGCGGAGGTCCTCGCGTCGACGGTGACTGCCGCGCTCGACCGCACGGAGCGCGAGCGCGAGGTGCGGGAACACGAGCAGTCCCTCGAAGAGAAAAACGAGGCCCTCGAACGGCTCAACCGCATCAACGAGGTCATCCGCAGCATCGACCGGGCGCTCGTCGGCGCGACGACGCGGGCCGAGATCGAGGAGGCGGTCTGCGCGGAACTCGCCGACGCGAGCCCGTACTGTTTCGCCTGGATCGGCGCCACCTCGGGGGCGACGAACGAGGTGCGGCCGCGCCAGTGGGCCGGCGCGGACCAGGGGTACCTCGACGGGGTCGACCACGTGGCGGCGGGCCCGGACGCCGAACAGTCACCGGCAGTGCGTGCGATGCGAACGCGGGAGACGCAGGCGGAGCCAAGCCTGCTCACCGATCCGCCGTTCGAGCCCTGGCGACAGGAGGCGCTCTCCCGCGAGTTCCGCTCCGCGATCAGCATCCCGCTTGAGTACGCCGGGTCGCTGTACGGCGTCCTGAGCGTGTGCGCGGACGACACGGGCGTCTTCGACGAGATGGAGCAAGCGGTGCTGACCGAACTCGGGGATACGATCGCTCACGCCATCAACGCCGTCGAGAGCAAGAAGGCGCTGGTCAGCGACTCCGTCGTCGAACTGGAGTTCCGGCTCCGCGACCCGGATCTGGTGCTCGCGCGGGCCGTCTCCGAGGGCGGCGGCCGCTTCGAGTTCGAGGGGGTCGTCCCCGACGAGGGGCACGGACGGTTGTTTTTCACCGTCTCCGGTATGGACCCCGAGGCGGTGGCCGAGCACGTCGACCCAACACCGGAGATCGATGACCTCAGGCTCGTCGCCGAGCGCGGGGACCGTTACCTCTACGAGATGGCGCTCACGGACCGGAGCCTCGTGCGAACCCTGATCGACCACGGGGCCGTCCCGAGAGAGATCACGGCGGACGGCGACGAGGTCCGCCTCGTGGTCGACCTCTCGGAGGACGCGGACGTTCGCGGGTTCGCCGAGATGATGCAGTCCCGGTATCAGGACGTCGAGCTCGTCGGTCGTCGAGAGCGTGAACGCCCGGTCCAGACGCGGGACAGTTTCCTCGCCGAGGTGAGCGACCGGCTCACGGCCCGGCAGGAAGAAGTGCTCAGAACGGCGTACCTGAGCGGCTTCTTCGAGACGCCGCGGGACCGGACCGGCGGCGAGATCGCGGAGTCGCTCGGCGTCTCCCAGCCGACGTTCAACAACCACCTCCGCGCCGCCCAGCGGAAGCTCTTTACCCTGCTGTTCGAAGGGGAGGCCTAG
- a CDS encoding HalOD1 output domain-containing protein: MERDTGSPVRKTSDAPSTAVVMAVAEARGVDPIDLDCRLADVVDPDALDRLFSDDRLRASTTPELAFTLGHCSVTVHEDGSASATETRT, translated from the coding sequence ATGGAACGAGACACCGGGAGCCCCGTTCGGAAGACGTCGGACGCGCCGAGCACGGCCGTGGTCATGGCGGTCGCGGAGGCGCGGGGCGTCGACCCCATCGACCTCGACTGTCGCCTCGCCGACGTCGTCGATCCCGACGCGCTCGATAGACTGTTCAGCGACGACCGCCTGCGCGCGTCGACTACCCCCGAGCTCGCGTTCACGTTGGGGCACTGCTCGGTCACCGTCCACGAGGACGGGTCGGCGTCCGCGACGGAGACCCGAACGTGA
- a CDS encoding DUF7576 family protein: MIPDSSADACANCGAEIDGSEWHPVRATHGEDGEFRLYAFCSEECLEEWE; this comes from the coding sequence GTGATACCTGACAGTTCGGCGGACGCCTGCGCGAACTGCGGGGCAGAGATAGACGGCAGCGAGTGGCACCCGGTCAGGGCGACGCACGGCGAGGACGGCGAGTTCCGCCTCTACGCGTTCTGCTCGGAGGAGTGCCTCGAAGAGTGGGAGTAA
- a CDS encoding DUF7344 domain-containing protein — protein sequence MGERGSDVELTPELTFELLSDRRRRYALAYLSRRNQPVSMEELARHIAAWEGNVSVSEVDDRTVERIKMTLYHNHIPKLSAAGLLERGERNGGQVLEPTDKVNQVEAELQMGLEDGPKKHYTT from the coding sequence ATGGGTGAACGGGGCAGCGACGTGGAACTCACGCCGGAGCTGACGTTCGAGTTGCTCTCCGATCGCCGCCGCAGATACGCGCTCGCGTATCTGAGCAGGCGGAACCAGCCGGTATCGATGGAGGAACTGGCGAGACACATCGCCGCCTGGGAGGGGAACGTCTCGGTCAGCGAGGTCGACGACCGGACGGTCGAGCGCATCAAGATGACGCTGTATCACAACCACATCCCGAAACTCAGCGCCGCCGGCCTCCTCGAACGCGGGGAGCGAAACGGCGGGCAGGTCCTCGAACCCACGGACAAGGTGAACCAGGTCGAGGCGGAGTTACAGATGGGGCTCGAAGACGGGCCGAAGAAACACTACACCACGTAA